The following DNA comes from Syntrophorhabdus sp..
GATATGGAATTGCTGGCATGGCCCGTGTCGAACACATCGTAGGGGCTTTCCGCCTTGCAGGGGAAACCGGAGAGCCCCCCGTCCTGGCGGATCGTGCAGAAGCTCTCCCGCCGGCCCGTCAGGAGCTTGCACGTGTAGCACTGATGGCCGACGTCCCAGACTATCTTGTCTTCGGGAGGGTTGAAGACGTAGTAGAGGGCGATGGTAAGCTCGACGGTGCCGAGGTTCGAGGCAAGGTGTCCGCCCGTCCGGGATATGACGTCGGTGATGAAGGGACGTATCTCGCCGGCGAGCTCGACGAGTTGGGCAACGGACAGTTTCTTGAGATCCTCGGGTGAATTGATTGTCTGGAGAAGCATTACGAAACCCTGTTGCCGATGAAGCGCGCTATGTCCTCGAGAATGCGGCCGTTATCTCCCAGGAATGCGATCGATCTCACTGCTTCATCGACGAGTTGCTCCAGTTTGTACTTGGAAGCGAGAATACCGTAATGCTTGACGTAGGTCTGCTTGTTCGCGTCCTTTTTCAGCTTCTTGCCAACCATTTCCTCGTCGCCTTCCACGTCGAGGATATCGTCCATGATCTGAAAGGCGAGCCCTATGGCATCGCCGTAGCGGGTGAAGCCCTTGAGCTCCCTCGCCCTGGCGCCGCCCGCGATCGCGCCGACCCGGACGGACGCGCGAAGCATGGCGGCCGTCTTGTGGGAATGGATGTAATGGAGGATGTTCCTGGTGCCTTCCTTGTTCTCGTATATTATGTCCATCACCTGACCGCCGACCATCCCTTCGGCCCCGGCCGCGTGGGCTATCTCGAACACGATCTGCTTGGATATCTTTGGACTTACCCTTTCCGTGAATCGCTGGTCCGTGAGGACCCTGAAAGCCTCGGTGAGCAGACCGTCACCGGCCATGATGGCCACGGCGTCACCGAAGGCCCTGTGGCATGTCGGCCTGCCGCGCCGGGTATCGTCATTGTCCACGCAGGGGAGGTCATCATGGATGAGGGAGTAGGTGTGGATCATCTCGAGGGTGCAGAAGCAGGGGAGGAAGTCGTCGGCGCTCCTTCCCTTGGCCTCGCAGGCGGC
Coding sequences within:
- a CDS encoding polyprenyl synthetase family protein; the encoded protein is MDLASYLHDKKIVVENMLRDICASFVSTPGILRNAMEYMLFSNGKKIRPILAIAACEAKGRSADDFLPCFCTLEMIHTYSLIHDDLPCVDNDDTRRGRPTCHRAFGDAVAIMAGDGLLTEAFRVLTDQRFTERVSPKISKQIVFEIAHAAGAEGMVGGQVMDIIYENKEGTRNILHYIHSHKTAAMLRASVRVGAIAGGARARELKGFTRYGDAIGLAFQIMDDILDVEGDEEMVGKKLKKDANKQTYVKHYGILASKYKLEQLVDEAVRSIAFLGDNGRILEDIARFIGNRVS